The proteins below are encoded in one region of Apium graveolens cultivar Ventura chromosome 4, ASM990537v1, whole genome shotgun sequence:
- the LOC141718508 gene encoding L-Ala-D/L-amino acid epimerase-like has protein sequence MATTVTSTNVGFKNLVETFMVNVKRVGRKALNVPLVSPINGATLRIKKVGNVAIRIELVDGSVGWGEAPILQPITAEDQPLAMTKVADICEFLRNTPTMTLGLLLGEIGRILPGHAYASVREGVEMALIDAVSYSIDSQHSKKGFKTLKLKVGKYLNGDIEVLQAIRAAHPDCLFILDANEGYTSAEAIQVLEMLHVIKLSPVLFEQPVHKDDWEGLGHVTRIAKEKYGVSVAADESCRSLADVKKIVEGNLADVINIKLAKLGVLGALQIIELARASGLHLMIGGMVETRIAMGFAGHLAVGLGCFKFIDLDAPHHLSEDPVVEGCEVSGPTYTFTNARGSSAFLHWDNIE, from the exons ATGGCGACCACTGTGACGAGCACAAATGTTGGGTTCAAGAATTTGGTAGAGACATTCATGGTTAACGTGAAAAGGGTGGGGAGAAAAGCATTGAATGTTCCATTGGTTTCCCCTATTAATGGTGCAACATTAAGGATCAAAAAAGTTGGTAACGTGGCAATCAGGATTGAGCTGGTTGATGGAAGTGTCGGGTGGGGTGAGGCTCCTATTCTCCAACCCATAACTGCTGAAGATCAGCCACTTGCTATGACAAAGGTTGCGGATATATGCGAGTTTCTGAGGAATACTCCTACTATGACTTTGGGTTTACTGTTGGGAGAGATTGGTAGGATCTTACCCGGGCATGCCTATGCTTCT GTTAGAGAAGGAGTGGAGATGGCGCTGATTGATGCAGTTTCTTACAGCATTG ATTCTCAGCATAGCAAAAAAGGATTCAAAACCTTGAAGCTTAAGGTGGGTAAGTATTTGAACGGAGACATTGAAGTACTTCAAGCAATTCGCGCGGCCCACCCGGATTGCTTATTTATCTTAGATGCTAATGAAGGTTACACCTCTGCTGAAGCTATTCAGGTTCTTGAGATGTTACATG TGATAAAGTTGAGTCCAGTTCTATTTGAGCAGCCAGTTCACAAAGATGACTGGGAAGGTCTTGGTCATGTAACTCGGATTGCTAAAGAAAAATATGGGGTATCTGTTGCCGCTGATGAAAGTTGTCGCTCTTTAGCTGATGTAAAAAAGATAGTTGAAGGTAATCTAGCAGATGTCATTAACATCAAGCTCGCCAAACTAGGGGTACTAGGTGCCCTTCAAATCATTGAGTTAGCACGTGCATCAGGCTTGCATCTGATGATTGGTGGTATGGTTGAGACTAGAATTGCCATGGGCTTCGCTGGTCACCTTGCTGTAGGGCTTGGATGTTTCAA ATTTATTGACCTAGATGCACCGCATCATCTATCAGAAGATCCAGTTGTTGAGGGTTGTGAAG TTTCTGGTCCTACGTATACGTTTACAAATGCAAGAGGCAGTAGCGCTTTTCTCCATTGGGACAACATTGAGTAG